The Rosa rugosa chromosome 3, drRosRugo1.1, whole genome shotgun sequence sequence AAGGATTCACAATGTTTTGATGACTGTGGTTCCTCAGAAACTTCAGAAAGAATATATGGAAGTCACACAAATGGCCATACTTCACGCGAGAGTCTTGGGAGTTCTGAATCTCTATTTAGGTGGTAAATATACGAGTAACTTACCATCTAATATGTCAGTTTATGCTGAAAATATTATCTAATAGATTATTAtcaccttttttcttttgtttttttctttttcttttcagaaaTTGTCATACTTCTCCAGAAGTTGGGACATCTTTCTCCTCCAGGAATCGCACATTGGAGCGTTTTGGGAGTTCTGAATCTCTATTCAGGTGATTGTTCATTTGTTTCTCATTTTATGCCTAAAACATAAAATAGTAGAACCTTCTTTCTGTGCTTTCAGTGTATATATGCTGTTATATGAGATCACATAGTACTTGGAAAATCTTTGCTACTCTGACGTATCTCTGAATTCTTCTAGTCTTTGTTGTATCGTACTTAATAGTTCTTATCCTTCTTATCATTCAAGAACAACTTCAGTGAACTATTGTTATCTGTGGCAGTCCAGCTAGAAGCATGTcagaggatgatgatgatgaccttTCCTCAACTTGTGAGCAAGATTTTAGCGATGACTTGATAATGGCATGGGCTAGGGTGAGTCTATcaatgttgtagattttgatgaaattcaTGTTTTAGGTGACATTTTGATTTCCatttgatgtttttttttcctccatgATAGGAGAATAAAAACGATTTGCTACAGATTGTATGTGGTTTTCATGCTCTTCCTCTTCCCGAACGAGGAAGTGAGTTAGTTTTCCAACCTCTTGAACATCTACAGGCAATCCAGTATAATCGACCTCCAATTGCTGCCCTTGGTTTTGATGAAAAAAATTTAGATTCATCTGAAGATCCTGGGGTATTGTTTGATTGCTCTTTGTTCAACTGTTGTTggtcctttttttcttttctttttaaatacTCACTCAATAGTTCTCTCTTTGTTAAAGGTTGATGCAAAGTTGGCTGCTTCTGAGGAAGCGCTTTCACTATCACTGTGGACAACTGCTACAATTTGCCGAGTTCTCTCTGTTGAAAGTGTAAGCTCATTTGTTCAGTCGAGTCCAGCTgtgttaaatcattttactatgttatatttttctttccatGGTAAGCAATATTTATTCTCATCATGTGAGGTAATGGTTTCTTTTTCACCTTCCTATGATCAATAACTTCTGAATGAAGGGTTCACAGGAATGTGCCTAAACATCTGactttgaaaagataatctgaTAATAGGAAGCCAATAATAGAATTGATGTGAGCCTTCCTGTAGTTAAGACTCAAGTGTTCTTTTATCTTTTTCAAATTGGAAGAGCAACAAGTATGTTCTCATAGCTCCTAGGATCAGACAGCGAGGTACTttacaaataaaatttctaaaCCTTTTGAGACAATACAACTCTGAAAAAagtccatcatcatcatctaaaTATTTAAGTCAGTGTAGTGATAGAATGGTACTGCCACTGACAGTGATGTTCATGCTTCAGCTTAAGACTTTTTGTGATTTACCTCTCAATAACTTGGTAGATAAGGTATTGAGATCCAGAAAATTTGTGGTAAACTTTGTAGCAACTGAACACTTTAACCCTTCACATTTTACTTAAGACTCTGGGCTGACTTGTATGGTAAGCCTGCACTGAATTTCTCCTAGTTCCCCTCCCCACACCCTAAAGTAGTAAACCTTCTTCTGTACTTTTGTTAATTAGTCAATGGTGCTTTTGCCAGATTTTGGCATTGGTTGCGGGAGTACTACTGGAAAAGCAAGTGATATTAGTATGCCCTAATCTGGTAAGTTTAGTACTTGTATCGgaacaatattattatttcTGAGGTCAATAATCTGCTttcaataatatatttgtttctttccttttgactaattttcagatttttattattTGACACTTCAACCAATGCAGGGTGTTCTATCAGCTACAGTGTTATCTCTCATACCCATGATTCGTCCATTTCAATGGCAGAGTTTAATGCTTCCTGTAAGTAGATATTTTCTTACTGATGTATTCAGTGtcaatttcaaaaattttagaTAAGCTAAGTGTAAATATAATCTGAAACCTCTGTGAACTCAGCATAAACTATGGCAGGTTCTTATTTGTAAATAACCGTTTTTGACCTACTAATTTCTCTCTTTGACTTTGCCGTTTCCTTGTACTTATAGCCACAGTTTGGTCTTTGATGATTTTGTTTTGTAAGTGCACTGTTATGTACTTCTGAATCCAGTGTATGTGATTCTCTAAGTTCCTTCAATATTCTTCAGGTTCTACCAGGGAAAATGCTGGATTTTCTTGATGCCCCAGTTCCCTTCATTGTAAGTTTTGTTGCATTGtaattttagtttatttttgcTAAAACCATGCTAGTTAGTTAAGCTTCATTGAAGTTTATTTTTTCGTTGACCTTGAAAGATCCTTCATAAGATTTACAGATATTCCAATACTGAGAAATTTCTTCTATCTATTGCTTATTAGTTGACTATGCTTCTGTTTTTACTGGGGTCAATTTTTGTTCTTTGATTAGTTTAGTCACCTTATTGttcagttttattttatttttttatattatatatatattttttaattattgacAATCATGTACTATTAGATTATGCTTCAAACTGTGTAGCGTTCCATGGAACTTATAAATTCTTGGAATTCTATTTTATGCCAAAATGTTTTATACACTACGTAATGTTTCTATCGTGTTGCCATATTTTGCATGCAAGGGGAGCTTGCTCGATTCGATTTATGTAACTATGTTTTAACTTAAATTTCAGGGAAACTTGTAAGGAAATGATCTCACTGTTTTAATCTAATTATTTTGTCCTTATCATTATGCAGATTGGGATAGAACAAGTTCCTGCAGATCTAAGGAAGAAAACATCAGATCCTGTTGTAGTTAACATGCTCATGGATCaggtatttttattttattatttattatctCTATTAAAGTCTCTCTGCTTACCTTATCAGACTTGGGTAGATTGTCTCTTGCAGAAAATGGTGAAAggtttattttatattttatttgcttGCAGCTACTTTGGTGGAATCAGAAGTTTTTTGTTGATATATGCTATAAGTTTAAAGTTGTTCAGTGATTTTCTGGACTTTTTCATTGTATAATAATTGTACTTTATGGTTTATGCAGGTGAAACTGCCTCATCACTTGCCAACATTACCACGATATAGAGATCTTGCCCTTGAACTCGCGCCAATCCATTCTAAACTGTCACTCGAAGGTTCATTTGCTAAAAAGCATCCTGTATATAGGTGCAACGAAGTGCAGGTTTTTACTTTCATACTTGCATGCTTATTGCTTCTGCTCAGGTCTATGCGGGGTTTTACATATGGAAACTTCATTTCTCATTCAGAGAGACATTGTTGATATTGCAAGTATCTCAATGAGAGCTAAAGAGTTCTAAGTGAGAGTTTTAAGTTTATCAAATAATCTCTTTGAAATTTTATAAGCAGTTCCAACttctaaggatttttttttcccattgtTTGTGCACAATGAATTTGGATCCTTACCGCTTGTTATGATATGAATATCTTATGTTATTGTGCTAGATGATTTGGGAAGCTGCTGATGTGTAATACATTTGCAGGCTGAAGCTGCAGCCCAGTTTTTGAAAGTCATGAAGAACTACATTGAGTCACTTTGTTCAGAGCTAAGGTCTTACACCATAACAAGTGTACAGTCAAATAATGACAGGGTAGAGAATCTCATTCCAGGGCTTATTATACATACTGCAGAAATCACAGATTACCTGGCTCATTATACTTCTGTAACATGCAAATTTTCACTGTGTTTCAGGTTTCGTTACTTCTCAAAGATAGCTTCATTGATTCCTTTCCTAGTAAGGACCGGTCATTTATCAAGGTAACTTTCTTTCCAAAGAAGCGTTGATGATTCATTATCTTTGGTGATTTAATTAAGTTGTAACTGAAGGCCAGTACTTTGTCACCTTTCATTTGTTTTGCAATTTCTGACTTCTGCAGTTGTTGGTAGACACACAAATGTTCACAGTTCTATCCGACTCTCGTCTGTCAAGCTTAGAGAATGGCAACCTTTAAGTTAAATGCCGACCATCATGTCCAAACCTGTTACAACTTAATGCACCATTTTAAGATTCCAAGTTGCATTTCAACTAGTCATCTCACGCGTAATGGTTTTTGCCACTGTCAGCGACGGCGATGACGTGTTGATGGATCATGAGGACAAGTGAAAGGGTAATGACTTCTGTCCCTGCTGTTCATAACCTCTCAAGGAATTCCTGTCAACCCAATGATTTGGAGCCACATTTGCCATCTGCTAAGAAAACTTGTGGCAAATACTCAATTGTGTTTTGTCAGTCATAAATGCAAATCAATCCACACCAGTCTATTTCATATTTTCGTCTCAGAAATCTTGTAAATGTAAATAGAAAAAATATTGTATCAAGAAACCtttgttcatatttttttttttgaacaggGAAACCTTTGTTCATATTATCAGAGGAAAGATGCACTTTTTCCTAGTCACATATGTTTTAGCCTCTGATGTTTATTTGTCATTGCATGAGATGTGCATTACAATACATTTCCCTGCATTCCAGCGCAATACATTTCCCTTTCTTGGCAGAGAACTGAACTAATGGAACAGAGAAAAATGAAACGGATATGGATTAACATCTAATTTAGGCAACACAAGTTGAAGCTAGAATACCTAATTTCAGTCATAAAAGTACTACAAAACTTTACTGTCACAAAGTTTTAGAGAAACCTGCACCACTTACTATTACATTTACATTTACATTGTGATGGCGTAATTTTGGAGGACCACATCCATTAATATAGCATATTCAACGTGTCACATTTCATTCTACCAACTAGCAAGTATAGTTCTAGACTTCTAGCATTTTCCTTCAAGAGTTGAATCCTCAGTACGACCATTAGTATGGCGCTCACATTGTTTCTGCAGATGCAACGCTGCGGAGCCTTTGGTTTCATCCTTGGTCAAGCAACAGTCACATTCCAGTAATGGCTATCATCGGAACCATAATCAGATCATTTCTCCTCGTCCTCAGAGTCTGATTTCGCAAAAACTGTTTCAGGCTGGGTTTCTGCATAAGCTGGAGCTATGTACTTTGGATCTTTTGCTGCAACATCTGCATACTTCAGTATGGCTTCTCTTGGATCTTCGTCCATCCACGTCTCCTTGATCATACCACCTTGCTGAGATGGGAAACAAACGATGAGTACTGTCTTCATTTCTTCAGTATATTAATTTGAAAAGGAAAGATGACTATTGAATTGGACAAATAGCAAACCTTCATTAGGTACTGGGTCAATAAGCTTCCTTTACTTGCACCAACTCTTCCACCAAAGCCTGGTCCTGTCATGGGAAGGTCAGGCTTATGGGATTTAACTGGATCCTTCAATGTTTTTTCTCGCTCACGTTTACGGCTTGGTTGATCTCTAAATAAGGGTAGAGCATGAGGGTTGTGTATGACTGGGTTTGCCACAAAATCATCAACAGATTTTTTCCTAGGGGCACGTGCAACGCAGACAAGAGCTCCTCTTTCACTAAGAGTTGGATCATATAGTACATGAGTTCCGCCTTGGCTTTTATCTCCTGATGTTGCAAAGATCTTCAGGGACAAAAGAATGTCAGTTCTAGGTATATTTCAGATTTCAGAAAATACTTAGTGTGCTTCTCAATAGATCAACAATGCATGGAAGACTAAAGAAAATGATTGATTAAACAAGGATGTTATCAATGAGAGTATTACCTGATTCAGTTTTGGGTGCCAGGCACATTGCACAACACTGCAAGTAGGGGATATCCCAACTTTTGAAACAAGTTCCAGTTTTGCTCGATCAAAGAAGCATAGTAAACCTCCAGTTGTGCTCTCCCTTTCAATTGAGGTTCCAGTCAGAAAGAGTTGCTCATCAGGACTAAATGTGACGTTGGTTTGTGCATAGTTATTTGGGAGATCCTGAAACACCTTGAGAGGATCTTTCATCTGACGTAAGTCCCAAACCTGGTACATATTTCAAACGTTAGAAGGTAAATTCACCACAGAGAAAATCCATAGAGGCACCAATTTGTCTGGTAGTGGATGGCAATATACTACACACATTACCTTCAAAGTGCCATCACAGCTTCTTGAGAGTAAGATTCTCCCATCCCTAGAAAACTTAAGCCCAGTAATATCATCTGAATGAGCTTCCTGAACGTGTATGTCCGGCCTACTTCCCCATCCGGGCTTAATGTTCCAAACCTAATAGAACGATTTGAGTTATGTGAGAATAAGCTGAGACATAAGAGTATTAATTATTCATCTAGGAAATCAATGCAAACTTCCCTCCGAAAAAAGGAATAGACAAAATGAGGTTATTTAAGTAAGAGATATTCAGACAAAACGCACCTGTATAGAACCATCTCCTATACCACCTGCAATTCGTTGTCCTTCATGATCCCAAGTACAAGTGGTGACTGGAACTCTTCCAGGCCTAGCAAGTTTTGGCTTGATTACCTAGTTATAGAAGTATTGCATGATTTAGTCCAAAACTCTTGTTCAGTAAAAACTATTCTCAATACTAAAAGCAAAAAAAGGTCTCCACATTAGAAATCAAATCTGAATAGCAGACAATGATTGTGCATCAACATAAACCACGTCCAAAATCTGAAGAGAACAACACACAATGCAGTGCTGGCATGGTTATGTGTGATACTTAAAACCCATACATTCCTACGAAACTGTCTCGCAAGTATAACCCAAAATTTTTGTTTACCTGTTTCTGAGTATTGAAGTTATTGACATCCCAAATGCGCAGTGACCCATCCTCCGATGATGTCAAGATTTCGTCTTTCTTTCTAGGGTGCCACTGTCCACAGGTCAATCCAGTAATATGCCCCTTGGTATTCTTAAGATCACGAATATACATGTCCCCTTTGACAAACTCTCCTAGCGTAAGTCCGTCACGATCATAAATCTGATAATGCAAATGTTTTCAGAAACCatataacaaattcaaattgcaaaacaaaaacacacaaCCATCATATAACAAATTGCAAAACCCCTCAACCCCCATATAGATAAAAACAAAGCTAGACAATATATGCACATAATAACAAGATGAAGTTAATGGGGATTCACCTTTGCCTGAGCTGAGCCGGTGACACACAGAAACCGGTCGGCGGTGGGGCTCCAGCTTATAGTTCTGACCTGATGACCTTCAGACGGCTCCAGCTGCCGGAAAGATTGCAACTTTGCATTCATTCCTTGAAAATCGTACATTCTCACAGAGTAGTCATAGCTACCAGATATAACTCTAGACCCAGTGTGATCAATGGCGAGGGCCGATACCACCTTGGTGTGTCCCTTCAGGACAATCTCATTGCTCACCGGAATCCGGTACTTGTTCTCCTCTTCCGCATCGGAATCCCAATCGTCCCTATTGGACCGCGCCGGCGCCGGCGGTCCAATCATCTCACCATCGTCGTCGCTCTCGGCACTCCCGGACGGCGGCGGCGGTCCGATAAGGGCATCGCCGTCGTCGTCGGAGGCCGAATTAGGCTGCGGTGGACGAGGCGGTCCGATAAGGGTTGCGTCAGAAtcgctagggttagggttagtgTTGGGGGTTTTGGCGGTACGGAGGGAATTGAGCCAGgttttggaggaggaggagagagaagggagGTCGGCGGAGGAGGGTGGTGGTTGTCGTTGCTGTTGTTGAAGGTTCTGGTTACGACGGGTCGTATTGTGGATGGTTTCGAGAGGGGTTTGGGATTTGGATTGCTTACCGAATGTGAGAGGAAATTCGGCTCTAGCTCCGTCGTAGATCTCCGCCGCGTCATCCGCCATTTTGTTCTCCGCACTGTGATTTTGGTTCTTCGTCGTTGGCCGGAACCAGATTGGGTTATATATGGCAAAGCTCTACCGCCATGGAAGTTTGAACATGAGAGCTATTGAGAATTTGAGATAAACAACTGGTTCGGGGTTCAGGGTCGGGTCCATCCCATCAGAGGCCCAACTATAACTGAGCCCAATTATTGTCTTTGGACCCGAAATAAGACGTGAATTTAACAGGTGGTCTCGGGTCAACCCGTCAACTTTCAAATGACACAATCTATTTACTTTAGcgtgtttggactttggaggaGGGAAAGAtgatggaattttttttttttttttttggcaaaagaaaaatttattaaatgaaaGAGAGATCAAATATCAACGGGGGAAGACATGAGACCAAAACCTCTTATAAGGAATAAAAATGCAACAAGCATTACCAAATCATGGATATGGTTGAAGATAAACCAAAGTCCAAAGAACTAAGATTGAGACGCATCATAGGTGTTCGATTGCGTGTCGGGTACCTTAAACTCATTTGACATTGTTTTGCTTGAATTCTTTGTGTTCAGGCTTTGGGAGAGTGTGAAGAAGATTCTCATCTAAAGTTGCTTCACCCTCATCAAACCAAGTTTCATAATTTATCTCAGATTAAGCATAAAGTGTATGACCAAGAGGTTCTTCCTTTTCCAAATCACCCCAACAAATCTTTGGAACATTATGTTCTACTCAGTGTCAACCAAAGTGTTTAAGCAGAGTCCAACTATCACTTGTTCATTTGCAACAATGGGCTCATCTTGTTGCACTTGAGTAAGGATCTTAAAGTTGTTACTAGTCGAAACATTGTCATTACATGTAGATCTTGTTGGAGCCATGCTATCCTCACTTATCATTACGCATtttctttattaattttttttgccGTGATCTTAAAACTACCAGTGTCATGCCAACATCATTTTCCTTATCTCCATTGACCTCGCTTGGTGAGGCAAGTTTTGAAACTGTACCATGATATGAAGTTTCCAGTCCTTTCATGAGCTTAAGGGATTGATCACTTATTTCATTGATCACCTGATCTGCAATTTCCTCAACTTACTGCTAAGAACTATGACTACTTTGTGATGCGCTACATGAGAGATACATTTGAGGATAAGGATTTATCATTTGCCAACAAGGTACACTTAATTATAAGATATACACCTGTTTTCATTCACTTAGTATTCTATATGTGTTTGAATGATCTGTTTGGTACTGTTGACCTACACTTTATATAACTTGGGTTTGTTACTGGATATCGTTTAAGTGGGAGATGAGAAGCAACCTTGTGTATTTCCAAGAGGACATTGATGTGATGTGGAGTGAGTGGGCAAAGTTTTCATCAAGTCATATATGTAGGAGCTAATTAGTGGTAGGTTGAAGGAAACAAATCACTTTGTTAAGTTCTGCTGATACATGCATATGAATGATTGTAGCAGATGCatgtatatatgcatatatgGTTTTGGAACAAGTGGAAGTCTTCTGCTGTTTTCAATGGTGCAGCCAGAATGGTTTCTTTACTTGTAGAATGCagctatatgtgtgtgtgtgtgtgtgtaataccATCGTGTTCTGTTGTAAAAGGGTATATTAAAGTGATGAAAGGAAGACCGAGAATTACTTTGTCGGTTAAGTTTTTGACTAGGACAAATGATGTTTTGAAGCATGCATTGTTTTGACAGACATGTGCTTTGGGAATTTCGTATTTCATATCCATTTTGGTTCCATTAGCTGATCTTaatgtttcttttgttttttcaaaataTTTAGAAGGTATTAGACCTTCTTGTGTGTAGTTGAGATCTGCACCTGAATCAATAAGTGTTGTTGTTATTAATTGAAGGTCTTTGATTTTAAGGTGTACTTCGGCATACCATTTTTTGAGTTGGATTTGACGCATAATACTAAGGGTTTTTTGCTCAGATGATTCCGCATCGTTTTACTCAGATAGTTCATTGTTGGTAGGGTTTTCGGTAGGATGGTGTATTTTAAGGAATTGATTATCTATTTTAAGAATATTTAAATCatgtttgattttgtttgttgTCATGACTGATTtctaaatttattttttgtaatgattgtatttgtgttttaattgtctttttttttttttgaaataaattttGATTGAATCAATTAACGATTACAATCGTTTCGAATGACATCTCTTATAAATTCGGGAGCTATGACAAACCAAGTTTGACTATCACTATTTCTTAAAGCATGAGAAGCAAATCCATGAGCTACTGTATTTGCTTCCCTTGGTACATAATTAATTCCATAACCACCATGATATTGCAGCACTAGTCTGATCTCATCAAGCAACATACTCATTGTAGATAAATCCGGTTCAATTGAATGCAAAGCTTGAACCAATAAAGAGCAATCAGATTCAAACAGTACCTGCTCATGCTGTAATGCCACTGCCAAATTGATCCCTTCCTTTAACGCCATCAATTCTGCATGGAAATGTGACGTTACTAAAGGGAGAGGTCTAGCAGCACCAACTTGAAAATCACCATTAGCATCTCGGATCACAACTCCAGCACCCCCCTTTCTTGTTGCCGGCTGGAATGCACCATCACAATTAACTTTCACCCAATTCTCTTGTGGTCTTGGCCATTTAACCGATTGTCTCCTAATCTCCGTTGGCTGCACATTTACTTTTTTGAATTCCTCATACCAACCCATAGTGAGCAACACAACCTTAGATGCATGCTGTCTCTTATGTTCCCATAATTGGTTGTTCATGTTTTTCCAAATCCCCCACAAGAGCATCA is a genomic window containing:
- the LOC133738124 gene encoding uncharacterized protein LOC133738124, whose protein sequence is MADDAAEIYDGARAEFPLTFGKQSKSQTPLETIHNTTRRNQNLQQQQRQPPPSSADLPSLSSSSKTWLNSLRTAKTPNTNPNPSDSDATLIGPPRPPQPNSASDDDGDALIGPPPPSGSAESDDDGEMIGPPAPARSNRDDWDSDAEEENKYRIPVSNEIVLKGHTKVVSALAIDHTGSRVISGSYDYSVRMYDFQGMNAKLQSFRQLEPSEGHQVRTISWSPTADRFLCVTGSAQAKIYDRDGLTLGEFVKGDMYIRDLKNTKGHITGLTCGQWHPRKKDEILTSSEDGSLRIWDVNNFNTQKQVIKPKLARPGRVPVTTCTWDHEGQRIAGGIGDGSIQVWNIKPGWGSRPDIHVQEAHSDDITGLKFSRDGRILLSRSCDGTLKVWDLRQMKDPLKVFQDLPNNYAQTNVTFSPDEQLFLTGTSIERESTTGGLLCFFDRAKLELVSKVGISPTCSVVQCAWHPKLNQIFATSGDKSQGGTHVLYDPTLSERGALVCVARAPRKKSVDDFVANPVIHNPHALPLFRDQPSRKREREKTLKDPVKSHKPDLPMTGPGFGGRVGASKGSLLTQYLMKQGGMIKETWMDEDPREAILKYADVAAKDPKYIAPAYAETQPETVFAKSDSEDEEK
- the LOC133737729 gene encoding uncharacterized protein LOC133737729, with amino-acid sequence MNNQLWEHKRQHASKVVLLTMGWYEEFKKVNVQPTEIRRQSVKWPRPQENWVKVNCDGAFQPATRKGGAGVVIRDANGDFQVGAARPLPLVTSHFHAELMALKEGINLAVALQHEQVLFESDCSLLVQALHSIEPDLSTMSMLLDEIRLVLQYHGGYGINYVPREANTVAHGFASHALRNSDSQTWFVIAPEFIRDVIRNDCNR